A genomic segment from Diospyros lotus cultivar Yz01 chromosome 5, ASM1463336v1, whole genome shotgun sequence encodes:
- the LOC127801036 gene encoding ubiquitin domain-containing protein DSK2a-like isoform X3, with product MGAEGEAAESSLGVGGGKEVALNIRCSNGSKFSVRTSLDATIEGFKAVIAQNCDVPADQQRLIYKGRILKDNQTLASYGLQAEHTVHMVRGFAPSASTPAPAAATNAGNPNATIGSAQGLGSNEGGNFGGNGPVPSLFPGLGINPLGGSGASGLFGAGLPDFEQVQQQLTQNPNMMREIMNMPAIQSLMNNPDLMRSLIMSNPQMREIIDRNPELAHVLNDPGILRQTLEAARNPELMREMMRNTDRAMSNIESSPEGFNMLRRMYENVQEPFLNATMAGSNRNDMGSNPFAALLGNQGGGAQTRDGSNNPSTTGFQTTTGSIAPNANPLPNPWSGGPQANPTSRSNPAGNARTPGITGLGGLGLPELEHTFGMPDPSALNQLMQNPAISQMMQSILSNPQYMNQFLGMNPQLRSILDSNPQFREMLQSPEILRQLTSPEMMQQMLAVQQAFLSQLNRQQSTQETAQTGGNQGTQNNMGLELLMNMFGGLGAGGLSVPNAPDVPPEELYATQLSQLQEMGFFDTQENIRALRATSGNVHAAVERLLGNPGQ from the exons ATGGGTGCGGAAGGTGAGGCAGCCGAATCAAGCTTGGGCGTTGGCGGTGGCAAAGAAGTGGCTCTTAATATTCGATGCTCTAACGGATCGAAATTCTCAGTGCGGACCAGCCTTGATGCGACGATTGAGGGGTTTAAAGCTGTTATTGCGCAGAACTGTGACGTCCCGGCTGATCAGCAGAGGTTGATTTACAAGGGTCGGATCTTGAAGGACAACCAAACCCTAGCTAGCTACG GTTTACAGGCAGAACATACTGTTCATATGGTGCGTGGTTTTGCTCCATCTGCATCAACTCCTGCTCCAGCTGCTGCTACCAATGCTGGCAATCCTAATGCCACTATAGGTAGTGCACAGGGTCTTGGTTCAAATGAAGGTGGAAATTTTGGAGGCAATGGTCCTGTGCCATCTTTGTTTCCTGGGCTTGGTATAAATCCTCTAGGAGGCTCTGGAGCATCTGGTTTATTTGGTGCTGGACTTCCAGATTTTGAACAAGTGCAGCAACAGCTAACTCAGAATCCCAATATGATGAGAGAAATAATGAACATGCCTGCCATTCAGAGCCTGATGAATAACCCTGACCTGATGCGCAGCTTGATCATGAGTAACCCTCAAATGCGTGAGATTATTGATCGTAATCCTGAACTTGCTCATGTGCTTAATGATCCTGGCATCCTTCGTCAAACATTAGAAGCAGCCCGAAACCCTGAGCTCATGCGGGAGATGATGCGAAACACGGATAGGGCAATGAGTAATATTGAATCTTCTCCTGAAGGATTCAACATGCTGAGAAGAATGTATGAGAACGTTCAGGAACCATTTCTCAATGCTACTATGGCGGGAAGCAATAGAAATGATATGGGGTCAAACCCATTTGCAGCTCTTTTGGGAAATCAAGGTGGTGGAGCTCAAACTAGAGATGGATCCAACAATCCTTCAACCACTGGGTTTCAAACAACCACTGGTTCTATTGCTCCAAATGCCAATCCTCTTCCTAACCCCTGGAGTG GAGGTCCCCAAGCGAACCCTACTTCGAGGTCGAATCCTGCTGGGAATGCCAGGACACCAGGAATTACTGGGTTAGGAGGTCTTGGTCTCCCAGAGTTGGAGCATACATTTGGCATGCCTGACCCCTCTGCGTTGAATCAGCTCATGCAGAATCCAGCCATATCTCAGATGATGCAAAGCATATTATCGAATCCCCAGTACATGAATCAG TTTCTTGGCATGAACCCACAACTCCGAAGTATACTTGACTCGAACCCTCAGTTCAGAGAAATGTTGCAGAGCCCAGAAATTCTTCGGCAGTTAACTTCTCCTGAGATGATGCAG CAAATGTTAGCTGTACAGCAGGCTTTTCTATCTCAGCTTAACAGGCAGCAGTCAACTCA GGAAACAGCTCAGACTGGTGGGAATCAAG GAACACAAAACAACATGGGGCTGGAGTTGTTGATGAACATGTTCGGTGGACTTGGAGCTGGTGGATTGTCTGTTCCAAACGCACCTGATG TTCCTCCAGAAGAGCTTTATGCCACTCAACTGTCGCAACTTCAAGAAATGGGTTTCTTTGATACCCAAGAGAATATCAGGGCTCTACGTGCTACGTCAGGAAATGTTCATGCTGCCGTGGAACGACTACTGGGGAACCCTGGGCAGTAG
- the LOC127801036 gene encoding ubiquitin domain-containing protein DSK2a-like isoform X2, with amino-acid sequence MGAEGEAAESSLGVGGGKEVALNIRCSNGSKFSVRTSLDATIEGFKAVIAQNCDVPADQQRLIYKGRILKDNQTLASYGLQAEHTVHMVRGFAPSASTPAPAAATNAGNPNATIGSAQGLGSNEGGNFGGNGPVPSLFPGLGINPLGGSGASGLFGAGLPDFEQVQQQLTQNPNMMREIMNMPAIQSLMNNPDLMRSLIMSNPQMREIIDRNPELAHVLNDPGILRQTLEAARNPELMREMMRNTDRAMSNIESSPEGFNMLRRMYENVQEPFLNATMAGSNRNDMGSNPFAALLGNQGGGAQTRDGSNNPSTTGFQTTTGSIAPNANPLPNPWSGTGGPQANPTSRSNPAGNARTPGITGLGGLGLPELEHTFGMPDPSALNQLMQNPAISQMMQSILSNPQYMNQFLGMNPQLRSILDSNPQFREMLQSPEILRQLTSPEMMQQMLAVQQAFLSQLNRQQSTQETAQTGGNQGTQNNMGLELLMNMFGGLGAGGLSVPNAPDVPPEELYATQLSQLQEMGFFDTQENIRALRATSGNVHAAVERLLGNPGQ; translated from the exons ATGGGTGCGGAAGGTGAGGCAGCCGAATCAAGCTTGGGCGTTGGCGGTGGCAAAGAAGTGGCTCTTAATATTCGATGCTCTAACGGATCGAAATTCTCAGTGCGGACCAGCCTTGATGCGACGATTGAGGGGTTTAAAGCTGTTATTGCGCAGAACTGTGACGTCCCGGCTGATCAGCAGAGGTTGATTTACAAGGGTCGGATCTTGAAGGACAACCAAACCCTAGCTAGCTACG GTTTACAGGCAGAACATACTGTTCATATGGTGCGTGGTTTTGCTCCATCTGCATCAACTCCTGCTCCAGCTGCTGCTACCAATGCTGGCAATCCTAATGCCACTATAGGTAGTGCACAGGGTCTTGGTTCAAATGAAGGTGGAAATTTTGGAGGCAATGGTCCTGTGCCATCTTTGTTTCCTGGGCTTGGTATAAATCCTCTAGGAGGCTCTGGAGCATCTGGTTTATTTGGTGCTGGACTTCCAGATTTTGAACAAGTGCAGCAACAGCTAACTCAGAATCCCAATATGATGAGAGAAATAATGAACATGCCTGCCATTCAGAGCCTGATGAATAACCCTGACCTGATGCGCAGCTTGATCATGAGTAACCCTCAAATGCGTGAGATTATTGATCGTAATCCTGAACTTGCTCATGTGCTTAATGATCCTGGCATCCTTCGTCAAACATTAGAAGCAGCCCGAAACCCTGAGCTCATGCGGGAGATGATGCGAAACACGGATAGGGCAATGAGTAATATTGAATCTTCTCCTGAAGGATTCAACATGCTGAGAAGAATGTATGAGAACGTTCAGGAACCATTTCTCAATGCTACTATGGCGGGAAGCAATAGAAATGATATGGGGTCAAACCCATTTGCAGCTCTTTTGGGAAATCAAGGTGGTGGAGCTCAAACTAGAGATGGATCCAACAATCCTTCAACCACTGGGTTTCAAACAACCACTGGTTCTATTGCTCCAAATGCCAATCCTCTTCCTAACCCCTGGAGTGGTACTGGTG GTCCCCAAGCGAACCCTACTTCGAGGTCGAATCCTGCTGGGAATGCCAGGACACCAGGAATTACTGGGTTAGGAGGTCTTGGTCTCCCAGAGTTGGAGCATACATTTGGCATGCCTGACCCCTCTGCGTTGAATCAGCTCATGCAGAATCCAGCCATATCTCAGATGATGCAAAGCATATTATCGAATCCCCAGTACATGAATCAG TTTCTTGGCATGAACCCACAACTCCGAAGTATACTTGACTCGAACCCTCAGTTCAGAGAAATGTTGCAGAGCCCAGAAATTCTTCGGCAGTTAACTTCTCCTGAGATGATGCAG CAAATGTTAGCTGTACAGCAGGCTTTTCTATCTCAGCTTAACAGGCAGCAGTCAACTCA GGAAACAGCTCAGACTGGTGGGAATCAAG GAACACAAAACAACATGGGGCTGGAGTTGTTGATGAACATGTTCGGTGGACTTGGAGCTGGTGGATTGTCTGTTCCAAACGCACCTGATG TTCCTCCAGAAGAGCTTTATGCCACTCAACTGTCGCAACTTCAAGAAATGGGTTTCTTTGATACCCAAGAGAATATCAGGGCTCTACGTGCTACGTCAGGAAATGTTCATGCTGCCGTGGAACGACTACTGGGGAACCCTGGGCAGTAG
- the LOC127801036 gene encoding ubiquitin domain-containing protein DSK2a-like isoform X1 produces MGAEGEAAESSLGVGGGKEVALNIRCSNGSKFSVRTSLDATIEGFKAVIAQNCDVPADQQRLIYKGRILKDNQTLASYGLQAEHTVHMVRGFAPSASTPAPAAATNAGNPNATIGSAQGLGSNEGGNFGGNGPVPSLFPGLGINPLGGSGASGLFGAGLPDFEQVQQQLTQNPNMMREIMNMPAIQSLMNNPDLMRSLIMSNPQMREIIDRNPELAHVLNDPGILRQTLEAARNPELMREMMRNTDRAMSNIESSPEGFNMLRRMYENVQEPFLNATMAGSNRNDMGSNPFAALLGNQGGGAQTRDGSNNPSTTGFQTTTGSIAPNANPLPNPWSGTGGGPQANPTSRSNPAGNARTPGITGLGGLGLPELEHTFGMPDPSALNQLMQNPAISQMMQSILSNPQYMNQFLGMNPQLRSILDSNPQFREMLQSPEILRQLTSPEMMQQMLAVQQAFLSQLNRQQSTQETAQTGGNQGTQNNMGLELLMNMFGGLGAGGLSVPNAPDVPPEELYATQLSQLQEMGFFDTQENIRALRATSGNVHAAVERLLGNPGQ; encoded by the exons ATGGGTGCGGAAGGTGAGGCAGCCGAATCAAGCTTGGGCGTTGGCGGTGGCAAAGAAGTGGCTCTTAATATTCGATGCTCTAACGGATCGAAATTCTCAGTGCGGACCAGCCTTGATGCGACGATTGAGGGGTTTAAAGCTGTTATTGCGCAGAACTGTGACGTCCCGGCTGATCAGCAGAGGTTGATTTACAAGGGTCGGATCTTGAAGGACAACCAAACCCTAGCTAGCTACG GTTTACAGGCAGAACATACTGTTCATATGGTGCGTGGTTTTGCTCCATCTGCATCAACTCCTGCTCCAGCTGCTGCTACCAATGCTGGCAATCCTAATGCCACTATAGGTAGTGCACAGGGTCTTGGTTCAAATGAAGGTGGAAATTTTGGAGGCAATGGTCCTGTGCCATCTTTGTTTCCTGGGCTTGGTATAAATCCTCTAGGAGGCTCTGGAGCATCTGGTTTATTTGGTGCTGGACTTCCAGATTTTGAACAAGTGCAGCAACAGCTAACTCAGAATCCCAATATGATGAGAGAAATAATGAACATGCCTGCCATTCAGAGCCTGATGAATAACCCTGACCTGATGCGCAGCTTGATCATGAGTAACCCTCAAATGCGTGAGATTATTGATCGTAATCCTGAACTTGCTCATGTGCTTAATGATCCTGGCATCCTTCGTCAAACATTAGAAGCAGCCCGAAACCCTGAGCTCATGCGGGAGATGATGCGAAACACGGATAGGGCAATGAGTAATATTGAATCTTCTCCTGAAGGATTCAACATGCTGAGAAGAATGTATGAGAACGTTCAGGAACCATTTCTCAATGCTACTATGGCGGGAAGCAATAGAAATGATATGGGGTCAAACCCATTTGCAGCTCTTTTGGGAAATCAAGGTGGTGGAGCTCAAACTAGAGATGGATCCAACAATCCTTCAACCACTGGGTTTCAAACAACCACTGGTTCTATTGCTCCAAATGCCAATCCTCTTCCTAACCCCTGGAGTGGTACTGGTG GAGGTCCCCAAGCGAACCCTACTTCGAGGTCGAATCCTGCTGGGAATGCCAGGACACCAGGAATTACTGGGTTAGGAGGTCTTGGTCTCCCAGAGTTGGAGCATACATTTGGCATGCCTGACCCCTCTGCGTTGAATCAGCTCATGCAGAATCCAGCCATATCTCAGATGATGCAAAGCATATTATCGAATCCCCAGTACATGAATCAG TTTCTTGGCATGAACCCACAACTCCGAAGTATACTTGACTCGAACCCTCAGTTCAGAGAAATGTTGCAGAGCCCAGAAATTCTTCGGCAGTTAACTTCTCCTGAGATGATGCAG CAAATGTTAGCTGTACAGCAGGCTTTTCTATCTCAGCTTAACAGGCAGCAGTCAACTCA GGAAACAGCTCAGACTGGTGGGAATCAAG GAACACAAAACAACATGGGGCTGGAGTTGTTGATGAACATGTTCGGTGGACTTGGAGCTGGTGGATTGTCTGTTCCAAACGCACCTGATG TTCCTCCAGAAGAGCTTTATGCCACTCAACTGTCGCAACTTCAAGAAATGGGTTTCTTTGATACCCAAGAGAATATCAGGGCTCTACGTGCTACGTCAGGAAATGTTCATGCTGCCGTGGAACGACTACTGGGGAACCCTGGGCAGTAG